One genomic window of Medicago truncatula cultivar Jemalong A17 chromosome 1, MtrunA17r5.0-ANR, whole genome shotgun sequence includes the following:
- the LOC25491286 gene encoding uncharacterized protein gives MRVVKHDSRPHKLQKTGVCEKKAVTRFGAEALHIKSVLLRAKKHNHQHHPKLASPLKSPRITSGKSASRSSRLMGVAAKILEPGLQASRGKGTLTYHASACPLKGGIVKGGVGNAIMPNHSCYVSSASKTSMGQTSCKNCGNLLDVIDCKAEVRGPLDVPPPTVSAVITATSMVSSCKKGMPITPFHGQGRDIVLLRSQEKFASHVTDGEEENYAQQSWNETTTIRIPMPREGPAQWSSNSSCRPIRAQEDDASSFAYKRKAQESKLSSESSSSGSRMCSMQVKRVSSCANTTSGTKDFVALNRSIIGQTRMRSPTKVDSSKFDLSHKYGLMVLIVLYVKLR, from the coding sequence ATGAGAGTTGTAAAGCATGATTCAAGACCTCATAAGCTTCAGAAAACTGGAGTGTGTGAGAAAAAGGCCGTGACTAGGTTTGGAGCCGAGGCCCTTCATATTAAGAGTGTTTTGTTGCGAGCGAAAAAGCATAACCACCAGCATCATCCAAAGCTTGCTTCTCCTTTGAAGAGTCCTAGAATTACTTCTGGAAAAAGTGCTTCTCGAAGCTCTAGGTTAATGGGAGTTGCTGCTAAGATTTTGGAACCCGGATTGCAGGCAAGTAGAGGTAAAGGCACTCTGACGTATCATGCTTCCGCTTGTCCTCTCAAGGGTGGCATTGTAAAAGGTGGTGTAGGAAATGCGATAATGCCAAATCATTCCTGTTACGTTTCCAGCGCATCCAAAACTTCAATGGGGCAGACTTCTTGCAAGAATTGTGGCAATTTGCTTGATGTAATTGACTGCAAGGCCGAGGTTAGGGGACCACTTGATGTTCCCCCACCTACTGTTTCAGCTGTGATCACTGCTACCTCGATGGTATCGTCGTGTAAGAAGGGAATGCCGATTACTCCCTTTCATGGACAAGGAAGAGATATTGTACTTCTGAGAAGTCAGGAAAAATTCGCATCTCATGTTACGGATGGGGAGGAGGAAAATTATGCACAACAGTCGTGGAATGAAACGACTACCATAAGAATTCCAATGCCCCGCGAAGGTCCGGCTCAATGGAGTTCGAATTCATCATGCCGACCAATAAGGGCCCAAGAGGATGATGCATCTTCTTTTGCCTACAAACGCAAAGCACAAGAATCGAAATTAAGCAGTGAAAGCTCTTCATCTGGATCTAGAATGTGTAGTATGCAAGTAAAAAGAGTATCATCGTGTGCAAACACTACAAGTGGGACTAAAGACTTTGTTGCTTTGAATAGAAGCATCATTGGTCAAACGAGGATGAGGTCGCCTACTAAAGTTGACAGTTCCAAATTTGACTTATCacataagtatggtttaatggttttgatagtgttgTATGTAAAACTAAGATAA